In Streptomyces flavofungini, a single genomic region encodes these proteins:
- a CDS encoding NucA/NucB deoxyribonuclease domain-containing protein produces MRARRLCTTVAALALLAGAGVSAATADDPDGRSSVTARTGGQDPAGPELVAETTPGSGEAQPAPQSEEPPASEVCGEPNADEEVACLTPKPPSEIELPPGLVQSPRAGVDPPSWCPTDGTTKGTRTRVCRTDGWTFWTRKKVNGRWVKTGETEMIFLNYSYGDTGQGRVAHQIEVYATKGWGDTLKAKIGGKGAPSASCKTESAKFPSRKLVLHKWMLGESFFDTTATAAGAKGTCGTGWTMKATNPPYNELDFPSTFKEFRCDNATSGRPQVGCAVPWYASDLRYSKARTPDLARHVTLAQNSGLPKRLHRTTKQSVIKKNRDLACDDRPSVTGKSCDEYPVATSKEGLSAGGKRRTFAGCSYSDIPSGSGSKGASACAIAKGDNSSQGGTNTQFYRAERVLQDDPFDVVIVP; encoded by the coding sequence ATGAGAGCCAGACGGCTCTGTACGACCGTCGCCGCCCTCGCACTTTTAGCCGGCGCCGGGGTGAGCGCGGCCACCGCAGACGATCCCGACGGCAGGTCATCGGTGACCGCGCGCACCGGCGGACAGGACCCGGCCGGGCCGGAGCTGGTGGCGGAGACCACGCCCGGCTCGGGCGAGGCGCAGCCCGCGCCGCAGAGTGAGGAGCCGCCGGCTTCGGAGGTCTGCGGGGAGCCGAACGCGGATGAGGAGGTCGCCTGCCTGACGCCGAAGCCGCCGAGCGAGATAGAGCTGCCGCCGGGACTCGTCCAGTCACCGCGGGCCGGTGTCGACCCGCCGTCCTGGTGCCCCACCGACGGCACGACCAAGGGCACCCGCACCCGGGTGTGCCGGACCGACGGCTGGACATTCTGGACGCGCAAGAAGGTCAACGGCCGCTGGGTGAAGACCGGCGAAACCGAAATGATCTTCCTGAACTACAGCTACGGCGACACCGGCCAGGGCCGGGTCGCTCACCAGATCGAGGTCTATGCCACCAAGGGCTGGGGCGACACCCTCAAGGCGAAGATCGGCGGCAAGGGAGCACCCAGTGCCTCGTGCAAGACCGAGAGCGCGAAGTTCCCCAGCCGAAAGCTCGTGCTGCACAAGTGGATGCTGGGCGAGTCGTTCTTCGACACCACCGCCACCGCGGCGGGAGCCAAGGGCACGTGCGGGACGGGCTGGACCATGAAGGCGACCAACCCTCCCTACAACGAGCTGGACTTCCCCAGTACCTTCAAGGAGTTCCGCTGCGACAATGCGACGTCGGGCCGTCCGCAGGTCGGATGCGCGGTCCCCTGGTACGCCTCCGACCTGAGGTACAGCAAGGCCCGCACCCCCGACCTCGCCCGCCATGTCACGCTCGCCCAGAACTCGGGCCTGCCCAAGCGGCTGCACCGCACCACCAAGCAGTCGGTCATCAAAAAGAACCGCGACCTGGCCTGTGACGACCGGCCCTCCGTGACCGGCAAGAGCTGCGACGAGTACCCCGTCGCCACCTCCAAGGAAGGCCTGAGCGCGGGCGGTAAACGCCGCACCTTCGCCGGCTGCTCCTACAGTGACATCCCCTCCGGCAGCGGCTCCAAGGGAGCCAGTGCCTGCGCCATCGCCAAGGGCGACAACAGCTCGCAGGGCGGCACCAATACCCAGTTCTACCGGGCCGAGCGCGTGCTGCAGGACGACCCGTTCGACGTCGTGATCGTCCCATGA
- a CDS encoding GNAT family N-acetyltransferase — protein MPKIRTARRGDGKHVDRLGDLAMGSRPSLSQEGEPTARLIDAYGGEFPVSPFGKARAVVAEREAEGSVCGLAQVVPPARLIREYANEGRRAQRALSVWMAEIDLLAVDLDARGQGIGSALLGEAERWLENRGCRVVTAKIARGDFQVMRWYRRRGYSVAAQGESFWAWASGIDIKCNDGDDGYHLALKGLGGVSVRRAQIGERTYLTVGSRE, from the coding sequence ATGCCGAAGATTCGCACAGCACGGCGTGGCGACGGGAAGCATGTAGACCGTCTCGGCGATCTCGCCATGGGGTCTCGGCCTTCCCTCAGTCAGGAAGGCGAGCCGACCGCGCGGCTCATCGACGCGTATGGCGGCGAATTCCCTGTATCTCCTTTCGGGAAGGCGCGGGCCGTAGTGGCCGAGAGGGAGGCAGAGGGCTCCGTGTGCGGCCTAGCCCAAGTGGTGCCCCCGGCCCGTCTGATCCGGGAGTACGCCAATGAAGGGCGGCGTGCCCAGCGTGCCTTGTCCGTGTGGATGGCGGAGATCGACCTCCTCGCAGTCGACCTCGATGCTCGGGGGCAAGGAATCGGCAGCGCGCTCCTCGGCGAGGCCGAGAGGTGGCTGGAGAACCGGGGATGCCGGGTAGTCACAGCGAAGATCGCGCGCGGAGACTTCCAGGTGATGCGGTGGTACCGGCGGCGTGGATACTCCGTGGCAGCGCAGGGAGAGTCTTTCTGGGCGTGGGCCTCGGGAATCGACATCAAGTGCAATGACGGCGATGACGGCTACCACCTGGCGCTGAAAGGCCTCGGCGGCGTCTCGGTCCGGCGGGCTCAGATCGGAGAACGGACGTACCTGACCGTGGGAAGTCGGGAGTAA
- a CDS encoding DUF6192 family protein — translation MTEVKDRVGNVTRQRYEQLVAQAKELIAQVARAQFSLGDMALEIEPMRPVGGSMPNGTDDLLTVAESLQIFADDIGVERSTVEDWRYTANRWPKDKRKEGVSFTVHRILASVADEEERWAAIEDAPLNPRTGARQWTPDGAKRVVGQRVDRPVTLDEKVAAVADLTRDDEVAAQVATDLLKRPKVTEHVTPAEKMRVVAELTRDDDTAQEVTRDLLRRPAVARSTMRDDTTRMLVNRAQFDNTAESREEIRDRVPAVRKIEHTLEYVDLVGSCHGFVATLGRLVPKMRGQQFTDDERDTVRRQLARVRAAADWLEGALDHGEFTLDEQLTQLLKGE, via the coding sequence ATGACCGAGGTGAAGGACCGGGTCGGGAACGTCACCCGGCAGCGTTACGAACAGCTCGTCGCGCAGGCCAAGGAACTGATCGCACAGGTCGCCCGCGCCCAGTTCTCCCTCGGCGACATGGCCTTGGAGATCGAGCCGATGCGCCCGGTGGGCGGGTCGATGCCCAACGGCACGGACGACCTGTTAACCGTCGCGGAGTCCTTGCAGATTTTCGCTGACGACATCGGCGTGGAGCGGAGCACGGTGGAGGACTGGCGCTACACCGCCAACCGGTGGCCCAAGGACAAGCGCAAGGAGGGGGTCTCCTTCACCGTTCACCGCATCCTGGCCTCGGTCGCGGACGAGGAGGAGCGGTGGGCGGCGATCGAGGACGCGCCGCTCAACCCGCGCACCGGAGCCCGGCAGTGGACGCCGGACGGCGCGAAGCGCGTGGTGGGTCAGCGGGTCGACCGCCCGGTGACGCTGGATGAGAAGGTCGCAGCCGTCGCCGACCTGACCCGCGATGACGAGGTTGCCGCCCAGGTCGCCACCGACCTGCTGAAGCGGCCCAAGGTGACCGAGCACGTCACCCCGGCCGAGAAGATGCGGGTGGTCGCCGAGTTGACCCGCGATGACGACACCGCCCAGGAGGTCACCCGCGACCTTCTGCGCCGTCCGGCGGTGGCCCGCTCGACGATGCGGGACGACACCACGCGGATGCTGGTGAACCGTGCCCAGTTCGACAACACCGCTGAGAGCCGCGAGGAGATCCGCGACCGTGTCCCGGCCGTCCGCAAGATCGAGCACACGCTGGAGTACGTCGATTTGGTGGGGTCGTGTCACGGCTTCGTGGCCACCCTGGGGAGGCTGGTCCCCAAGATGCGGGGCCAGCAGTTCACCGACGACGAGCGTGACACCGTGCGGCGTCAGCTGGCCCGGGTCCGCGCCGCGGCCGACTGGCTGGAGGGCGCCCTCGATCACGGCGAGTTCACCCTGGACGAGCAGCTCACCCAGCTGCTGAAGGGCGAGTAG
- a CDS encoding SMI1/KNR4 family protein, with amino-acid sequence MTQIDLSAFEREWTRFESWLQANSPADHAMLRRPAAPEQLIELESRLGFELHPELRALLQQHDGAAEPVAARGSRRRLPAGAFLPSGHRLSSVDDIASMYDVIVDVGEDNIDADLWEDDALAVNLHRCVPFALPNDGGVAFVDHRPGPSYGHVYEMGIGSGDLDGTLWATSLTQLFKTLADALESDGSFLYYWPTPFEDASGHRCLEWQIRT; translated from the coding sequence ATGACACAGATAGACCTTTCTGCGTTCGAGCGTGAGTGGACTCGCTTTGAGTCATGGCTCCAGGCGAACTCACCCGCTGATCACGCCATGTTGCGGAGGCCAGCGGCCCCCGAGCAGCTCATCGAGCTGGAGTCGCGACTCGGCTTCGAGCTGCATCCGGAGCTCAGGGCACTGCTGCAGCAGCACGATGGAGCCGCTGAACCTGTTGCCGCTCGCGGATCCCGCAGACGCCTTCCCGCTGGTGCATTTCTCCCGTCGGGGCACCGGCTGAGCAGCGTGGACGACATCGCGTCGATGTACGACGTGATCGTGGACGTCGGCGAAGACAACATCGATGCTGACCTGTGGGAGGACGATGCCCTGGCCGTAAATCTGCATCGCTGCGTGCCGTTCGCGCTTCCCAACGACGGCGGGGTTGCCTTCGTCGATCACCGGCCTGGCCCCTCATACGGTCACGTGTATGAGATGGGCATCGGGTCCGGGGACCTGGACGGGACCCTATGGGCAACCAGTCTGACGCAGCTCTTCAAAACCTTGGCCGACGCATTGGAATCAGACGGTTCGTTCCTGTACTACTGGCCCACACCTTTCGAAGACGCATCAGGCCACCGTTGCTTGGAGTGGCAGATCCGAACCTGA
- a CDS encoding FxLD family lanthipeptide encodes MNAIAIETKAAVPATDVVDLDLDVKIVTAGPVASALLSSTDDGCDTKKNGDC; translated from the coding sequence ATGAACGCCATCGCGATCGAGACCAAGGCGGCCGTCCCGGCCACCGACGTGGTCGACCTCGACCTGGACGTCAAGATCGTCACGGCCGGTCCCGTGGCGTCGGCGCTGCTGAGCAGCACCGACGACGGGTGCGACACCAAGAAGAACGGCGACTGCTGA
- a CDS encoding ATP-binding protein codes for MTLTAPSQHKPAELCGDAMELRPAARRIRTTPDRVVASIARPDGPAFGPVGKATALRVSALRSVGAARVSHWGFPGMIDDIQLLISELLTNAAAHGESSDIGFTLSYEPGIAVRIEVRDGSTDRPQRRRPGPLDEHGRGVLLIEALSDAWGTSDDGTTTWCTLTLPAAEAIS; via the coding sequence ATGACGCTCACCGCGCCGAGCCAGCACAAGCCTGCGGAGCTGTGCGGTGACGCCATGGAGCTCCGTCCGGCAGCACGTCGGATCAGGACCACGCCGGACCGCGTCGTCGCCTCCATCGCCCGCCCCGACGGTCCTGCGTTCGGGCCGGTTGGCAAAGCCACGGCTCTGCGGGTGAGCGCCCTGCGCAGCGTGGGAGCCGCCAGGGTCAGCCACTGGGGCTTTCCCGGGATGATCGACGACATCCAGCTCCTGATCAGCGAGCTCCTCACCAACGCCGCGGCACACGGAGAGAGCTCGGACATCGGCTTCACCCTGTCCTATGAGCCGGGTATCGCGGTCCGCATCGAAGTGCGCGACGGCTCCACGGACCGGCCCCAGAGGCGCCGCCCCGGACCGCTGGACGAGCACGGCCGCGGCGTCCTGCTCATCGAAGCCCTCTCGGACGCCTGGGGCACCAGCGACGACGGCACCACGACCTGGTGCACTCTCACCCTCCCCGCCGCGGAGGCGATCTCATGA
- a CDS encoding helix-turn-helix domain-containing protein, with translation MAANTGATFLRIMLGAELIRLREGAGLSGEQAAKAARCAPSTITNLEKGTTGFRRIGQFTDLLSAYGVGFEGQELLLDWYKNAKGDDWWTPNTSVLPSGMPVYLGFESGARILRPWCPNVVYGLLQTEKYARALLESAKGADETNTDFIDGSVEVRANRKKLITEAGAELFCLMDESALRNVVGDAEIMRGQYREIAELSKLPNVTVRIIPFAAPAYRVTSGGFTVLDFDRGDLPGPVVSMSTVTGTMQVVSKPKVVKQFGRRIDFLAGGALPDHETPALLERFAREVS, from the coding sequence GTGGCGGCGAACACCGGGGCGACGTTCCTGCGGATCATGCTGGGGGCCGAACTCATACGGCTCAGAGAAGGCGCCGGGCTGTCGGGCGAGCAGGCAGCGAAGGCGGCACGCTGTGCACCGTCAACCATCACGAATCTCGAGAAGGGCACCACGGGCTTTCGCCGGATCGGCCAGTTCACGGATCTCCTGTCCGCGTACGGCGTCGGTTTCGAGGGCCAGGAGCTGCTGCTGGACTGGTACAAGAACGCCAAGGGCGATGACTGGTGGACCCCGAACACCTCGGTGCTGCCCTCCGGGATGCCCGTCTACCTCGGCTTTGAGTCGGGAGCGAGGATCCTGCGTCCGTGGTGCCCGAACGTCGTCTACGGACTGCTGCAGACCGAGAAGTACGCCCGCGCTCTGCTGGAGTCCGCCAAGGGCGCCGACGAGACGAACACCGACTTCATCGACGGCTCCGTCGAGGTCCGCGCCAACCGGAAGAAGCTGATCACCGAAGCCGGTGCGGAACTGTTCTGCCTGATGGACGAGTCCGCGCTGCGGAACGTCGTCGGTGACGCCGAGATCATGCGGGGCCAGTACCGGGAGATCGCCGAGCTGTCCAAGCTCCCGAACGTGACCGTGCGGATCATCCCGTTCGCTGCCCCGGCCTACCGGGTGACCTCGGGAGGCTTCACGGTCCTGGACTTCGACCGGGGCGACCTGCCGGGCCCGGTCGTATCTATGAGCACCGTCACCGGGACCATGCAGGTGGTGTCGAAGCCGAAGGTGGTCAAGCAGTTCGGCCGCCGCATCGACTTCCTCGCTGGTGGGGCTCTGCCTGACCACGAAACCCCGGCTCTGCTGGAACGATTCGCACGAGAGGTCTCATGA
- a CDS encoding DUF397 domain-containing protein, whose amino-acid sequence MSTVHTHTDTGRPYGEWFKSSYSSEQGTDCVEACPQPGTVYVRDSKQNAEGGPHLAFPLAAWTSFTQQIACRPPQ is encoded by the coding sequence ATGAGCACCGTTCACACGCACACCGACACCGGCCGCCCGTACGGCGAATGGTTCAAGTCCTCCTACAGCAGCGAGCAGGGCACCGACTGCGTGGAAGCGTGCCCACAGCCCGGCACGGTCTACGTCCGCGACTCCAAGCAGAACGCGGAAGGCGGACCGCACCTTGCCTTCCCTCTGGCCGCCTGGACCTCGTTCACCCAGCAGATCGCGTGTCGCCCCCCGCAGTAG
- a CDS encoding ABC transporter permease, with the protein MKAAAAHNARDLKVLFRTEWKLFNRVKANYIYAVFVPLMLMLALKFSQDQMKLADDNLKAGPVMVSTSVGILLVFSLYSFITGLYVLRREELVLKRLRTGEVSDPVILAGGASMYIVVCIVQILAVTTGVSLIFSTAPHQPLTALLGILTGLALMTVMAAATAALCKTAESVTIATLPAIFLLPMISGVYIPREILPNALADVLLFAPLSPTVDLVRSGWTQNLDTAGILARLLLAAAWTALFAWIAARKFRWEPRT; encoded by the coding sequence ATGAAGGCCGCAGCCGCACACAATGCCCGCGACCTGAAGGTGCTGTTCCGCACCGAATGGAAACTCTTCAACCGCGTCAAAGCCAATTACATTTACGCGGTGTTCGTACCGCTCATGCTGATGCTGGCCCTGAAATTCTCCCAGGACCAGATGAAACTCGCCGACGACAACCTCAAAGCCGGACCCGTCATGGTCTCCACATCCGTCGGCATCCTGCTGGTCTTCTCCCTTTACTCCTTCATCACCGGCCTGTACGTGCTGCGCAGAGAAGAACTCGTCCTCAAACGCCTGCGCACCGGCGAAGTCTCCGACCCCGTCATCCTCGCCGGCGGCGCCTCCATGTACATCGTCGTATGCATCGTGCAGATCCTTGCCGTCACCACCGGCGTTTCCCTCATCTTCAGCACCGCCCCCCACCAGCCCCTGACCGCGCTCCTCGGCATCCTCACCGGCCTCGCGCTCATGACCGTCATGGCAGCCGCCACCGCCGCCCTGTGCAAGACAGCCGAGTCCGTCACCATCGCCACCCTCCCCGCGATCTTCCTCCTGCCGATGATCTCCGGCGTCTACATCCCCCGCGAAATCCTCCCCAACGCCCTCGCCGACGTGCTGTTGTTTGCGCCCCTGTCGCCCACCGTCGACCTGGTGCGCTCCGGCTGGACACAGAACCTGGACACCGCCGGCATACTGGCACGCCTCCTGCTCGCCGCAGCATGGACCGCCCTCTTCGCATGGATCGCCGCCCGCAAATTCCGCTGGGAACCCCGCACTTGA
- a CDS encoding ABC transporter ATP-binding protein has translation MPEIKESHIYVEGLWRRYGTGAHTFDAVRGITLTVMPGELFALLGTNGAGKTSTMELLEGLARPHKGAIRLFGTLDPLADRPRIRPRTGVMLQEGGFISHLTVKETVDMWADITTRPHSTTQALQTAGLAHRSDVAVKNLSGGEKRRLALATATLSRPDILFLDEPTTGMDAEGRHATWQLIKDLNEQGTTVLLTTHYLEEAESLADHLAIMHRGQIAAAGTVSSIVADHPSTLSFGLTAPHTLRDLPVDGAVQDAKGRVTITTANLQKDAARLLAWAEEHDVALERFTARPASLEEAFITIANRDDQPQETSS, from the coding sequence ATGCCTGAAATTAAAGAAAGCCACATCTATGTGGAAGGACTGTGGCGCCGCTACGGCACCGGCGCCCACACCTTCGACGCCGTACGCGGTATCACCCTCACCGTGATGCCCGGCGAGCTCTTCGCCCTGCTCGGCACCAACGGAGCAGGAAAGACCTCCACCATGGAACTCCTCGAAGGGCTCGCCCGCCCCCACAAGGGAGCCATCCGTCTCTTCGGCACCCTGGACCCGCTCGCCGACCGCCCGCGCATCCGCCCGCGCACCGGCGTCATGCTCCAGGAAGGCGGCTTCATCAGCCACCTGACCGTCAAAGAGACCGTCGACATGTGGGCGGACATCACCACCCGCCCTCACTCCACCACCCAGGCTCTTCAGACCGCCGGGCTCGCCCACCGCAGCGACGTCGCCGTAAAGAACCTCTCCGGCGGCGAGAAACGCCGCCTGGCCCTGGCCACCGCCACCCTCTCTCGCCCCGACATCCTCTTCCTCGACGAGCCGACCACCGGCATGGACGCCGAAGGCCGCCATGCCACCTGGCAGCTCATCAAAGACCTGAACGAACAGGGAACAACCGTCCTACTGACCACCCACTACCTGGAAGAGGCCGAGTCTCTCGCCGACCATCTGGCGATCATGCACCGCGGGCAGATCGCCGCCGCCGGAACGGTCTCATCGATCGTCGCCGACCATCCCTCCACCCTGTCCTTCGGCCTCACCGCACCCCACACCCTGCGTGATCTGCCCGTCGACGGCGCGGTCCAGGACGCCAAGGGGCGCGTCACCATCACCACCGCCAACCTGCAGAAAGATGCCGCACGGCTGCTGGCCTGGGCCGAGGAACACGACGTGGCCCTGGAGAGGTTCACCGCCCGCCCTGCCTCCCTGGAAGAAGCGTTCATCACCATCGCCAACCGCGACGACCAGCCCCAGGAGACCAGCTCATGA
- a CDS encoding alpha/beta fold hydrolase — protein MGISERLAALTSLSSALEYLHERQHIEPGGLNDWDIMQETPESHNVVLRKLAHTVSGRKTTLAIHTARAAVSLAMLAPGKSRWRGAGSLFLAASSSVLQARHRYGTDGSDQVAMLTQTATGLARLSRDSRTQDALLWYVSMQAGLSYAVSGWVKLVGDKWRSGAALPGVMRTRTYGWEPAFRLTQKYPRAAKVLQHSVLAMECGFPIVYLARGRLARPVLASVLGFHTANAFVMGLGRFLTSFESMHPMVAYTTTPKTHPAAAGRDDRAVKAAGLLLAAGAAASIALAAQRRAVVLEGHRTSRTITTRHGNVLQFETGGQDDADTPVLVFCAGLASTSEHFAWITERFAYGSDYAVVAYARAGYAGSRRRTPAPYTLTESVDDLEDLIGQVVPAHRKVVLVGHSLGGELIRRVSSRIADRVAGMVYLDPSHPAELQRSKRQSDGAKDLRDTLIHASRYLKLGTGVVMSRTEWLDKLPARYRHRVFAQYTDARLWNAARREWAAAEKEFRSFGGDIDPLPFPGLLIAAQQTVDQDPDHLLLYHELTQAHEGPNQGGLQVIEGADHDSVLTDARFAHQAAQLMADFLKQALEGGGKDIKAAVKGAAK, from the coding sequence ATGGGTATCTCGGAACGGCTGGCCGCGCTGACCAGCCTGTCCTCGGCGCTGGAATACCTGCATGAGCGTCAGCACATTGAGCCCGGTGGTCTCAATGACTGGGACATCATGCAGGAGACCCCCGAGTCCCATAACGTCGTGCTGCGCAAACTGGCCCATACTGTCAGCGGCCGTAAAACGACTCTGGCGATCCACACTGCGCGCGCGGCGGTCAGCCTGGCTATGCTCGCGCCCGGCAAGAGCAGGTGGCGAGGCGCGGGAAGCCTGTTCCTGGCCGCCTCCAGCTCGGTGCTGCAGGCCCGCCACCGGTACGGCACCGACGGCTCCGACCAAGTCGCCATGCTCACCCAGACCGCCACCGGCCTGGCCCGCCTGTCCAGGGATTCCCGGACGCAGGACGCTCTGCTGTGGTATGTATCCATGCAGGCCGGTCTCTCCTATGCGGTCTCGGGCTGGGTCAAGCTCGTGGGCGACAAATGGCGCAGCGGCGCCGCGTTGCCCGGTGTGATGCGCACCCGCACCTACGGCTGGGAGCCCGCCTTCCGCCTCACCCAGAAGTACCCCCGTGCGGCGAAGGTCCTGCAGCACTCGGTTCTGGCGATGGAGTGCGGCTTCCCGATCGTGTACCTGGCACGCGGGCGCCTCGCGCGCCCGGTACTGGCCTCCGTGCTGGGCTTCCACACCGCGAACGCGTTCGTGATGGGCCTGGGACGCTTCCTGACATCGTTCGAGTCGATGCACCCCATGGTCGCCTACACCACCACCCCCAAGACTCATCCGGCTGCCGCCGGGCGGGATGACCGGGCCGTCAAGGCCGCGGGCCTCCTGTTAGCCGCGGGTGCGGCGGCCAGCATCGCCCTGGCCGCGCAGCGCCGCGCGGTGGTCCTGGAAGGCCACAGGACCTCTCGCACCATCACCACCCGCCACGGCAATGTGCTGCAGTTCGAGACCGGCGGCCAAGACGACGCCGACACCCCGGTGCTGGTGTTCTGCGCGGGGCTGGCCTCGACCTCCGAGCACTTCGCGTGGATCACCGAAAGGTTCGCCTACGGCTCCGACTACGCCGTGGTCGCCTACGCCCGCGCCGGGTACGCCGGCAGCAGGCGCCGCACCCCCGCCCCGTACACGCTGACCGAGTCCGTCGACGACCTCGAGGACCTCATCGGCCAAGTGGTGCCCGCCCACCGCAAGGTTGTCCTGGTCGGGCACTCACTGGGCGGCGAGCTGATCCGCCGCGTCTCGTCCCGTATTGCTGACCGGGTCGCGGGCATGGTCTACCTCGACCCCTCGCACCCGGCCGAGCTGCAGCGCTCCAAGCGCCAGAGCGACGGCGCGAAGGACCTGCGAGACACCCTCATCCACGCCTCGCGCTACCTGAAGCTCGGCACCGGCGTGGTGATGAGCCGCACCGAGTGGCTGGACAAGCTGCCCGCACGCTACCGACACAGGGTCTTCGCCCAGTACACCGACGCCCGCCTGTGGAACGCGGCACGGCGGGAGTGGGCCGCGGCGGAGAAGGAGTTCCGCAGCTTCGGCGGTGACATTGACCCGCTGCCGTTCCCGGGCCTGCTGATCGCCGCGCAGCAGACTGTCGACCAGGACCCCGACCACCTGCTGCTGTACCACGAGCTCACCCAGGCCCACGAAGGTCCGAACCAGGGCGGTCTGCAGGTGATCGAGGGAGCCGACCACGACTCGGTGCTGACCGATGCGCGGTTCGCGCACCAGGCCGCCCAGCTCATGGCGGACTTCCTCAAACAAGCACTGGAAGGCGGCGGGAAAGATATCAAGGCAGCGGTGAAGGGAGCAGCAAAGTGA
- a CDS encoding nuclear transport factor 2 family protein → MPVAPLPADDFVGYLHAYTAQAFDQRELLAEVWDRYHLPESTHTVNRKHRDRAEALKHLARWRADQSPYYLAAHDLVRDGQRTAARYTLARPMAMQLYHSTEHVFFADLAGDGRIASSVSTARMTYHWGEPEEPRWQQGTLPALSTQPPTGPDPTDYLTGFVQLALSPGTALEDLYDRNHTPDAVHYINGTHMQRDAMLQSLQASRKEGLVYEVSLHQVLREANRFAAHCTMLPVRGPRRATEVEVFTFGTYADDGRIQLLRQVMQTASGYWPT, encoded by the coding sequence GTGCCTGTTGCCCCCCTTCCGGCCGACGACTTCGTCGGCTACCTGCACGCCTACACTGCGCAGGCGTTCGACCAGCGAGAACTTCTGGCCGAGGTGTGGGACCGCTATCACCTGCCCGAGTCGACGCACACCGTCAACCGCAAGCACCGCGACCGCGCAGAGGCCCTCAAGCACCTGGCGCGCTGGCGCGCCGACCAGTCCCCCTACTACCTGGCCGCGCACGACCTGGTGCGTGACGGGCAGCGCACAGCGGCCCGGTACACGCTGGCCAGGCCCATGGCGATGCAGCTGTACCACAGCACCGAGCACGTGTTCTTCGCCGACCTGGCCGGGGACGGCAGGATCGCCTCCAGCGTCTCCACCGCCCGCATGACCTACCACTGGGGCGAACCCGAGGAGCCCCGCTGGCAGCAGGGCACCCTGCCAGCCCTCAGCACACAGCCGCCCACGGGCCCGGACCCGACCGACTACCTGACGGGCTTTGTGCAACTGGCACTCTCTCCCGGCACGGCCCTGGAAGACCTCTACGACCGCAACCACACCCCGGACGCCGTGCACTACATCAACGGCACCCACATGCAGCGCGACGCCATGCTGCAGTCCCTTCAGGCCAGCCGCAAGGAGGGCCTGGTCTACGAGGTGAGCCTGCACCAGGTGCTGCGCGAAGCCAACCGCTTCGCCGCCCACTGCACCATGCTGCCGGTCAGGGGACCCAGGCGGGCCACGGAGGTCGAGGTGTTCACGTTCGGCACGTACGCCGACGACGGGCGCATCCAGCTGCTGCGCCAAGTGATGCAGACCGCCAGCGGCTACTGGCCCACCTGA
- a CDS encoding class I SAM-dependent DNA methyltransferase, translated as MTTQPDAADYGRQFASFYDRLFPRTAGMPIAEALARLHPAPKTGTLEIGVGTGRIAVPLSEKVGAVTGLDASHEMLDGLAKAPSSTNVIPVQADIRTYTEERTYGLIYGVCGVISLLTSPEDQQAAIQRAAELLAPGGRLVIETGNRPAVEALHEGQSRTTFFTPYAEPGTGLQTHSTLPPGSDLWHCTQIWYEADGTTRLGSETSRLSTPDEMDTFAKQAGLTPEHSFSSWELAPYQEWYPMFITTYTKTA; from the coding sequence ATGACAACGCAGCCCGACGCCGCTGACTACGGGCGCCAGTTCGCTTCCTTCTACGACAGGCTCTTCCCCCGCACCGCCGGCATGCCCATCGCCGAGGCCCTGGCGCGCCTGCACCCCGCCCCCAAGACGGGGACCCTGGAGATCGGTGTCGGCACCGGCCGCATCGCCGTCCCCTTGTCGGAGAAGGTCGGAGCGGTCACGGGCCTGGATGCCTCGCACGAGATGCTCGACGGGCTTGCCAAGGCACCCTCCAGTACCAACGTCATCCCTGTCCAGGCCGATATCCGTACTTACACCGAAGAGCGCACCTACGGGCTCATCTACGGCGTGTGCGGGGTGATATCCCTGCTCACTTCCCCCGAGGACCAGCAGGCCGCGATCCAGCGGGCCGCGGAGCTCCTCGCCCCGGGAGGGCGGCTGGTCATCGAGACCGGCAACCGGCCCGCGGTGGAGGCCCTGCATGAGGGCCAGAGCCGCACCACCTTCTTCACCCCGTATGCCGAGCCCGGCACCGGCCTGCAGACCCACTCGACCCTGCCGCCCGGATCCGACCTGTGGCACTGCACTCAGATCTGGTACGAGGCCGACGGCACCACCCGCCTCGGCAGCGAGACATCCCGACTGAGCACCCCCGACGAGATGGACACCTTCGCCAAACAGGCCGGGCTGACCCCCGAGCACTCTTTCAGCAGCTGGGAGCTGGCCCCCTACCAGGAGTGGTATCCGATGTTCATCACGACCTACACCAAGACAGCATGA